In Plasmodium brasilianum strain Bolivian I chromosome 12, whole genome shotgun sequence, the genomic window attttttataattatttcattatcttGGTATCATTGTTCTCtttgtattttattgaaCACATTTTTCTACGTTGTCATAACTATTTTATTACTgtataatgtaaattttataataataccaTGTTAAAGTATCAAAAAAGAAtcaattaattatatatatataattctttaaaaacattcttaacatatataaatttattattctttttaaaatttttcttttttccaaattatatatacattttttacttacatgaatttagaagaaaaaattgtacttgttcaaaattcttttttgaatattatttctcatataatattatttaaatttttaaatattaaatacatCTGAATTACATCATCaaacagaaaaaaacatGTTCCATATtgcttaaaatataaaattttaattttttttatatatttaaaaaattaaattaaacttaattagaaaaaatatattttatttttaataatcatGACTTTTTgattaaaacatatatgttattaatgTTCTATAAAAATGCATGCAAATTAAATTCAATTAAATTTTCgttacaataatattttgtgaTGTTctaattattattcttatttcaaattatttaagaaaaaatttcatagGTAAGATTTTAGATAacttctatatattttgcatTGTTTTAATCGTAACAGAAAAATTGTAAAcgaaattttttcaaaagttAACTTAAGTGCTTTGTGCcatgtaattttatatattctatcCATTTTTATAGACAAATTAAGAAAGAAGCTTGTCAATATtcatagtaaaaaatataaatataaataaattatttgaaataaattatatactgCTTGTCTATTTGCaactattatataataataattatatatattttaacgcTTTTGCAACATCTGttctatttgttttattttaattaataaaattcttacatagaaaaattactaaaataattttatttaattcaaattttttttttaatttcgaatatattttataataaacattAATTAAAGAAAGCTCAAAGATTTTAAATTAGAAAGTGACAGAAAAGAGCAACCAAACATTACAACAAATATTATACCtaatattatcaaaaaaaattatatatatataaattttagtataaaaaaggatttaTAATCTATAATTAAATTCATCACGATGgtacaatataataaactctttttctttattaaaattttctcgATTACCCTTTTAATATGGATATTCCAGAATTCCTATGAGGtacaataattattatgtacaaTAACTTCCTTACATCTTTTGTAATcttacattttcattttaagcctaatattttatttgtacgGAAATACtgatatttttctaaataataaatatttacctTAATTTTTAGACAAGTATCTCTGTCAAATTATGGAATAAGAAAGTCAACCTAAATAATATGTTAGATGTAAGAGGAAACAGATTATTATATGGAGAAACAGATTTATATTCACAACAGAGTTATGAATACTTAAAAGAAAATGCAAAGAATATAGTAAAtgaagataaatatattttcggaaataaattaaatacattaatgagtaatttttatttaccagaagactttaaaatattattgaatGAAGAACAATatcaaaaacaaaataattcattAGAATTTAAGgacaatttaaataattccaATGATTCCTTAATATCCGATGCTTCTACTGATACAAGATATGCagaattaaaagaagaacCATTTCGAATGAAAACACGTAAgtcaaaaaaacaaaatatatcatcATTGATACATGAATACTTGAAGAaattagataaaaaatatgaaaaagaagtAGTAAAACTATTGACTAGTGGATTTAAAAGgtcaaataaaattatactgggagataaagtaaatatcataaacatttttatggTTTTTACACCATTTATAATAACCAGTTCTATCTTATTTGTCTCTATCGCATGTAAATCTCCTTTGTACATTTTAGTATCAATTTTGCTAGTTATATTAACAGTATTATATGTTTCATTTAAAGTAATGAAAAATCTTTATAAgcataaagaaaaaacaagtaATTATAGGATATATTCTAAACCCTCATTAGGATATAACACTAGATTCTGATTCTTTGACATCCATAAATtgaacaaatttattttaatgtcatgaaatattatatatttaagtgtATAAACTCTTATAAGATATTCGAAATGTGAATTGTattcttttcaaaaattgtctagaaatattcattaatattatccTTATATCTCCTAGTGTGAATagatcatttatattttttgtgtttatttatataattaattttgtgTAACTGTTATAACAagttgtaaatatttatattatttcttctaaatatatatagatataggaAAATCCCCTACATATCATTGTTTCAGTTTTTTACCCAAAGTTAAATTCtgattatttgttttatttagtatgcagtttaatatatttttgcgtatttcttcattttattttcaatttatacttaaatttttaaagatttAGCATAATGAAGTTTTAtctatatcctttttttgttaactTATACAGtgaatttatatgtatgttcgTTACATTTTAGatagaaaaaatttgttcagaaaaaaattattctatatgttaaaatgttttagttaaatataaaacttgatttcataataatttttacatagtATAAATGATGTCTATACGGAAATTCAAATTTTCTCGTACGAGATACTATGACCTTGGGGAACATAAATACAGCATAAAATtacttcttttaaattataaaaacagaCATTATCCcatgttcatttattattcatatttacatgaattcattattttattttattttttacttttatatttatccatttaagtagtaattttttatattattattttaaatcatAATGTTAatgtttcttcttttttttatgtttcatttaatatataataataatgtagaaaaaattaatgatatg contains:
- a CDS encoding hypothetical protein (Plasmodium exported protein) is translated as MVQYNKLFFFIKIFSITLLIWIFQNSYETSISVKLWNKKVNLNNMLDVRGNRLLYGETDLYSQQSYEYLKENAKNIVNEDKYIFGNKLNTLMSNFYLPEDFKILLNEEQYQKQNNSLEFKDNLNNSNDSLISDASTDTRYAELKEEPFRMKTRKSKKQNISSLIHEYLKKLDKKYEKEVVKLLTSGFKRSNKIILGDKVNIINIFMVFTPFIITSSILFVSIACKSPLYILVSILLVILTVLYVSFKVMKNLYKHKEKTSNYRIYSKPSLGYNTRF